The Lepeophtheirus salmonis chromosome 1, UVic_Lsal_1.4, whole genome shotgun sequence genome has a segment encoding these proteins:
- the Su(z)12 gene encoding polycomb protein suz12-A: protein MGPKVKKAPQNGGSNVNEKKDLEQIQADYELFLQAFEKPTQIYRYLRTRNLISPIFLHRNLSFMQKKRYCRRKESHVRSRTEFKVDSLLERKYKELRLSSSMLLPPNAGPSSYLLLTFLGYYFDEEEEDFSSSPSKMTTEVFLVKTSHRHRAESHDSSIKVPFGVVEVPVNPSEEDPPEQAPVLSLSSDVFRNMDNGHQLQNYTLLFNVNPKLDIKMTNGSRNSDKLDADENTEPLCKRRKSNCIDSDENETSNSCLRRSADLVIYDKHSKCLLSDGEYEVVLSSSSLLYSKSSSSHSMINNKKNWETLSGSTQNWEKNPFDAFLSNPTLKFKLSWSSDKTGSLIQRPRPLLPRGDDNNSCRSNGYRPPNNKNYFSSSSLNNGVKSEKRSDKKKVAPRIVYQFLYNNNSRQQTEARDDLHCPWCSLNCMELYALLKHLKLSHPRFLFTYVPIPEGARIDVSVSELYDSTYVGNPHDMIRQPPGFAFSRRVPTQRTSVTNVIVCKPKRPLRNSLSEFLEIDDNDLNGPYDGQRPFVTGHNRLYHYSTTCLAMPPNAILEPLEEDQVDPPWLMIKICKMLDEFSDVNDGEKEFMKMWNLHVQHHTYVGDIQVNLALEMFLEENVEALLSKSLYRNFLLHVSNLFDFGVISSSLALQTIVKIQNLIKLKGQVIGAHEPLLSLRHLPSSSALKEPNSSPLPSQRAGGNDHHKKRMGEKVKMKNKKDLDVESSSTSSNNSSKKKKEETPKEDGIRKDFSGLFNRRKSQNSSQSSQSQDLEPTSTAESSFSNNIISKNQSQPIKSVNKTTTSSSSSVPASAPSPHS, encoded by the exons ATGGGGCCCAAAGTAAAGAAGGCCCCACAGAATGGAGGAAGTAATGTGAATGAGAAGAAGGATTTAGAGCAAATTCAAGCCGATTATGAGCTTTTTCTACAGGCCTTTGAAA AACCTACACAAATCTATCGCTATCTTCGAACCAGAAACCTCATCTCG cCAATATTCCTGCATCGAAACCTTAGTTTTATGCAAAAGAAGCGTTATTGCCGGCGAAAGGAATCTCATGTTCGGAGTCGAACTGAATTTAAAGTGGACTCTTTGCTAGAAAGAAAATACAAGGAGCTCCGTTTAAGCTCATCCATGTTACTACCCCCAAATGCAGGACCTTCTTCCTATCTTCTCCTCACTTTCTTGGGATACTATTTCGACGAGGAAGAAGAAGACTTTTCCTCTTCCCCTTCCAAAATGACAACTGAAGTGTTCTTAGTCAAAACAAGTCATAGACATCGGGCAGAGTCTCATGATTCTTCTATTAAAGTACCTTTTGGTGTGGTTGAAGTGCCAGTTAATCCAAGTGAGGAAGATCCTCCAGAACAAGCACCAGTATTATCGTTATCTTCAGATGTCTTTAGAAACATGGATAATGGGCATCAGCTTCAAAACTATACActtctttttaatgttaatcCGAAG ttggATATCAAAATGACAAATGGCTCAAGAAATAGTGATAAATTGGATGCAGATGAAAATACGGAGCCGCTTTGTAAACGACGGAAATCAAATTGTATTGACAGTGATGAGAATGAGACGTCCAACTCTTGCCTTAGAAGATCTGCGGATCTTGTAATTTATGATAAACATTCCAAATGTTTATTATCCGACGGTGAATATGAAGTTGTTTTGTCAAGTTCTTCTCTTTTGTATAGTAAATCATCTTCGAGCCATTccatgataaataataagaagaactGGGAAACTTTGAGTGGGAGTACCCAGAATTGGGAGAAAAACCCTTTTGATGCATTTTTATCCAATCCAACTCTCAAGTTCAAGTTATCTTGGAGCTCAGATAAAACGGGTTCTTTAATACAAAGACCTCGACCTCTCTTGCCCCGTGGAGATGATAATAATTCCTGTCGTAGCAATGGATATCGTCctccaaataataaaaactatttttcatccTCCTCACTGAATAATGGTGTTAAATCCGAGAAACGTTCTGATAAAAAGAAGGTAGCTCCACGGATCGTATATCAATTCCTGTACAATAATAATTCCAGGCAGCAAACTGAAGCACGAGATGATCTTCATTGCCCCTGGTGTTCTCTGAATTGTATGGAACTCTATGCCCTTCTTAAGCATCTGAAACTATCTCATccaagatttttatttacttatgtg cctATTCCGGAAGGAGCTAGGATTGACGTATCCGTGAGTGAGCTCTATGATAGCACCTATGTGGGTAATCCACATGATATGATTAGACAGCCACCTGGATTTGCTTTTTCCCGTCGTGTCCCCACACAAAGAACCTCAGTAACGAATGTCATAGTCTGCAAACCTAAAAGACCTCTTCGAAATAGTTTAAGTGAATTCTTAGAAATAGACGACAATGATCTCAACGGACCCTATGATGGTCAAAGACCATTCGTTACGGGCCATAATAG ACTTTACCACTACTCCACAACTTGCTTAGCCATGCCACCCAATGCTATACTGGAGCCATTGGAAGAGGACCAAGTGGACCCTCCTTGGCTTATGATAAAGATTTGTAAAATGTTGGACGAATTCTCGGATGTGAATGATGGGGAAAAGGAGTTTATGAAAATGTGGAATCTACATGTTCAACATCATAC cTATGTAGGAGACATTCAAGTGAATTTAGCTTTGGAAATGTTTTTAGAGGAAAATGTGGAGGCTCTCCTCTCAAAATCTCTTTATCGAAACTTCCTACTCCATGTCTCGAATCTCTTTGATTTTGGAGTCATTTCCTCCTCTCTTGCACTCCAAACCATTGTCAAGATACAAAATCTCATTAAGCTCAAAGGACAAGTCATTGGTGCACACGAACCACTGTTATCATTACGGCATCTTCCATCCTCTTCTGCTCTAAAAGAGCCAAACTCTTCTCCTCTGCCGAGTCAAAGGGCTGGGGGAAATGACCACCACAAAAAAAGGATGGGTGAGAAggtaaagatgaaaaataagaaagatttGGATGTGGAGAGCAGCAGTACTAGTAGTAACAATAGcagtaagaagaaaaaagaggaaaCACCAAAGGAAGACGGAATACGAAAAGATTTCTCTGGTCTCTTTAATCGGAGGAAAAGTCAAAACTCTTCCCAATCATCCCAATCTCAGGACCTTGAGCCAACATCAACAGCTGaatcttctttttctaataatattatatctaaaaatcAGAGCCAGCCCATCAAATCTGTTAATAAGACGACGacttcttcctcctcctccgttCCAGCATCAGCTCCATCACCTCATTCGTAG